AGGCCATGAAATTGTAGGGAAGGTAACGAAAGTGGGGGATGAAGTTACTCATTTCAAAGTGGGAGATCTGGCTGCTGTAGGCTGTATGGTGGATAGTTGTCGTACCTGCGATAGCTGTAAACAGGATTTGGAACAGTACTGTCTCAACGGATTTACGGGAACCTATAACGGAAAGGATAAGCACCTCGATAGCCAGACTTTTGGAGGTTACGCAGAGAAGATAGTCGTAGATGAACATTTTGTGCTGCGCGTTCCTGAAAATTTAGATTTGGCCGCCGTTGCACCTTTACTTTGTGCCGGAATTACGACTTGGTCACCTTTAAAGCATTGGAATGTAGGTGAAAATTCGAAGGTAGCGGTTATTGGGCTGGGAGGATTAGGACATATGGCCATCAAACTTGCTAAAGGTTTGGGTGCCGAGGTCACTTTATTCTCACGTACTCCGGGCAAAACAGAACAAGCTAAAGAGCTGGGAGCTGATCAGGTGGTGATATCTACCGATGAGGGGCAGATGGAAACGGTAGCGGGTAAATTTGATCTCATCATCGATACCGTACCTTATATACATGATGTGAATCCTTGTGTCTACGCTAAATATTAATGGCACATTGGTGTTGGTAGGCTATTTGGGGGGACTGGAACCTATCTTAAATACGGGCCCTATGATCATGGGCAGAAAATCCGTGGCGGGATCTGTTATAGGAGGAATAGCAGAAACCCAGGAACTGTTGGACTTCTGTGGTGAGAAAGGAATTGTTTCTGATATTGAAAAGATCAAAATGCAGGATATTAACCAGGCCTACGAGCGTATGCTGAAGAGTGATGTGAGGTACCGTTTTGTAATCGATATGGCCTCATTGAAAAACTAATTGAATAACACACATTTTTTTGCACTTTCAAAAGACTGGTGTTTCATTATAGGGGAGCCATTCTGGCTTTTTTAGGAACGCTCGTTTCTATTGCGTTAAATCAGGAAATAAGTGACGTTCAAAAGTGGTGTTGAATACCATATGCTTGGCGAAACGGATACTAAAACTGGTGGGGTAGCTTTGGAGCGATATCCCGATGGTTACAAATCCGCTCTCGACAGCAGAGAGTTACGACACTGCGCGTTCACCGATCAGTGATGTACTCCATAATAGGCTACATCAGTATGCCGTTTTTCGGTTGTATAGGTTTCGGAATATTGTTCTCTCCCAGCATCTGTAGGAGATCGATCTCGATGGTCCGGCAGATGGATAACATAGGTGCGTCGTTGAACAGGCCTTCGAATGGATTTTCTGAATAGTCGCCGATCATCTCCATGAGTACATAAATC
This Olivibacter sp. SDN3 DNA region includes the following protein-coding sequences:
- a CDS encoding NAD(P)-dependent alcohol dehydrogenase, with amino-acid sequence MATYEIKAFGTESADADLKKMNIQRREATPKDVEIEILYCGVCHSDLHTARNDWGGTIYPTVPGHEIVGKVTKVGDEVTHFKVGDLAAVGCMVDSCRTCDSCKQDLEQYCLNGFTGTYNGKDKHLDSQTFGGYAEKIVVDEHFVLRVPENLDLAAVAPLLCAGITTWSPLKHWNVGENSKVAVIGLGGLGHMAIKLAKGLGAEVTLFSRTPGKTEQAKELGADQVVISTDEGQMETVAGKFDLIIDTVPYIHDVNPCVYAKY